CCCTCGACTGTCGTGTCTGAGAGCCCCCGAGGCACCGCGGTTCGGGTGGCGTGGTGGATCCCAGACCCGAGGCAGGGGGCCCCGCGGTGCTGCCCTGGGACCGGGACACAGTGCTGGGTGCCCGGTCCTCCTCCCCGGCCCAGGCCAGCACCTGCTTCGACCAGGCTTGGGCCCAAAGGGCCACTGGCTTAGGGTCACGTCCATTGTCCCCGGGGCTTTTGGGAGTGTCTGGGAAACACACTCCTTTAGTAAGAAGAGTGTTTCTCCAAACTTAGACCTCACCGAACTAAAGGGaagagcagggctggggtggcTGCGACCGGAGAGGAAGGGAGCACCCTCGGTCCTGCTGCCCTGCTCCCCGGCCCCCGGGGGGCCACCACGCTGGCATCTGGCACGTGTTGTCTCTGCGTACCTAATACGTCGTCGTGCTGGGCCCGTGACGTGGGGTGCTTATTCGACCCGCTTTTACCGATGGGGAGGGGGCGACAAGGGCGCGAGGGCAGTGTCTGCAGCTGGGttaggctggggggtgggggagatggcgacGAGGACTGCCCTGCGGGCACCCCTTGACCTTCCCGCCCCTCTCGCTCCAAGTTCCCCAGGAGCTTTACTTCCATCAAGGGTGAACCCCTCACGGAAACGCAACATGTCTGCACCCAGCGACACCTACGAACGGCGGCCGCACGCCGTCCGGGGACGCGCTCGTGGGGCTGGGGGCCGCTCTGAGGAGGGGAATTCAGAGCAGCCCCTAGGAGAGCGGAGGAGACGCAGACACAGGGACGGTGCCCAGCGGCACCTGCCCGCCTCCACTCCCTCTAGAATCACCACAGATGGTCTCCCTGTGCTTGTCgccaaacattttgttttgtgtaaCGTTCGCATTGTCCCGAGTCCTTTGGTGGAGGGGGCGGAGAGACTCGAATCTCAGACAAGCAGAGACACACATCGGGACCAGGAGCCTGGGGTCCCAGGAGCGGCTTGCACACGGCACACCAACCCCCGTCACCACGGAGGATGCACAGGGGAGACGGGCCCTTCCCGGGGCGACGGGCGCGAGGCCAAGAAGCCAACGTAAATAAATGGCCTTCACTTGGGGGTGAGCTTTTTCTACTTACTGGAACAAATGTATTCTGCGAGCTTTTCTGCATTTCCACAGCTCTCTCCTTCTGTGTCCAGGCCGATTTTATTCACTGGAAAACAACCGAGAAATGCACGTTTTCACATGGTCATCGAAGACCTCTGTTCCCGTGTTGTTAATGTGCGAATACAAAGGCACGTGCTTTACGAATCACAGAGAAAGTCTCTCCTGAAGGCTGGTACCAGAGGCCCACGGGCACTGTCAGAGGTGAGGGTGCTGGGTCCTGGCCCCACCTCTCCTGGACGTGTGACTTTGGGTCACGCCCCCATTCCTCTGCACCCCACTGAGCTCATCTACCAGACAAGACGCCAGCCACGTGGGACCCGCTTTAAGGAATCCAGGAGGTGGTGGGAGCAGACCGCCGGCCACCTAAGGCCTTTCTCATCAGCCAGTAAGCAGGTGGTGAGCATTTGGGGTTTTTTACTTCTCACAGGGCAGAGACAGCCCTCCCGTTGTTAGGGAGACAAGGCCAGCCCCCATCCAGAAAGGTGTCGTGGGCTGACATGGCCAGACTGAAATGAAGGGACGGCGGGAGAGGTTTCATAGTGACCCGCCGACGGGGACCCACAGCACCGCGAATGCGGGTCATCTGGGGTGAGGGGCATCCCAGCTGCTTTGAGAGACCGCTGTCACGAAGGGAGCAGGAgcagacacccaggctccccccgcCCTTTGCCACGCAGGGAACACTGGCCACCGCGGAGGATGCTGATGTAGGAAGGGCCAAGGGCACAGCTCCGTCAGCTCACAGGGTGTGGGCCTTCCTGGACATGGGTGCTGTGGGCTTTCCACTTAGGCCACGAACTGCAGCTTTAACGTAAGCACCATCAGCTTTTAATTTACAGGTCATTTCAAGTGTCCTGAGTCCGGGGGACAAAAGTCACATGCAGCTGTGAACTCTGTTCAGGTAGAGCCCCTCTGCTGCACGGCCAGCCCAGGCTGGGCCGCCTCCTCTGATTGAACTGGGGAGGTCTCGGTTCACCAAAAACCCTGAAAACCTCCCAGGAAGTGAACTGGGACATAAGTACTTAGTGTCGACATTCATACCCTTTCTTCCTGAGTTAACTAGACAAGAGGAACCAGACCCAGAACCTGGCCTCTCCCACTGCCACCTGGCTGTGCGGAGCGAGGCCTGACGCATTTCGTCCCCGCATAACCCTGGGACGTCTGGTCCCGAGAGGAGGCAGCTGGGACCCTGAGCTGTCCAGCGcctgtcctctctgtctctgcgaGCACGGGGACTGGGCTGTGCAGCCTGCCTGCAGCCCGCAGGGGCTCTCAGTAAAGATTGGgtggggaggcgcctgggtggctcagtcggttaagtgtccaactcccgatttcgactccggtcatgatcccacggttcgtgggttcatgagattgagccccacatcagcctctgtgctgacagtgtggaacctacttggaattgtctctctccctctctcaaaatgaactaaaaaaaaaaaaaaaaaagattaggggaATGAATGTTTGCCAGAAGGTGTCAACCCGAGGCGGCAGGGCTGGCTCAGCTGTCAGGGCTACGAGCGTTACAGCCAGCACCCGGGCCAGGCAAGGCCACCTTCAGGGCCTCCCCAGGTGACAGGGACAGGGCAGCTTAAGCTTATTCACAGCGGGGGTGGAACAAGCCAGTTTGATCCCGGACAAACCTGCCATCATGTTGTTTACATTTAGGAGGTTGAGGCAAGGACTGCCACAGCGCAtccagtcggggggggggggggggggggctcttgtAAACCAGGGGGTGAGCCCCCCCTGCTGGCAGAGGCCTATGGCGAAAGGTACCGTGTGGTTATGTGAAGGTAAGAATTCTTAGTGCGAAAGCACATCCGTAAGAGTCAGCAAATGGGCTTTGAAGACATTTTAACAAGGTTAGGGGTAAGAAGACCTCAGTATTCTCCCAGAATGAGTGGGAAAACAGAGCaatgaaaaatactaaaaaaaccaGATAGGGTTTAAAAGTGGAAGGACACCTGCGTGCTTAGGCCAGTGGGTCATGGTGGCTTTGGAAAATGCAGTCAGGGATTTGAACGATGTCTGTAccacttgcttttctttttttttacacgtttgtttttaaagtttatttattttgagagagagagagagcatgagtggagaagaggcagagagggagacagagaatcccaagcaggccccacactggtagcaaagggcccgatgcggggctcagtcccacgaaccacgagaacgtgacctgagccgagatcaagagtcagatgcttcatcaaccgggccacccaggcaccccatctgtaCCACTTTCGAGGCGTGTGACTGGTAAATCACACCTCCTCTCTTAGGCTTGGTTTTTTTCAGTCAGGAAAATGGGCTTAGTAAGACCTTCCTTGTGAAAAGACATACATAAAGTGCAcggcacagtgcctgatgtgcGACGGGGACGCAGAAATGGCAGTAGGACTTACACGAGGAGGTGTAGGCGGTAATTCATTCCGACGGTGCACATACACACCTCAGAGTGAAGTTACACAGCGTCTGTCCGAGTCCTGAGTTGTTCAGTGCTAAGCTGTGTTCCACGGAGGAATTGTTCCGGGTCGACAAGGCCAAGTAATGAGGGCCACTCAGTGGCTCCCAGGTACCAGACTGGCAGATGGGGGAGCTAGGGGACCCCACTTCTGGGCGGCCAGGGAGGCGGCTTCCCCCCAGGGAGGCCGGCTGAGCCGCAGGGGA
This genomic stretch from Prionailurus bengalensis isolate Pbe53 chromosome D2, Fcat_Pben_1.1_paternal_pri, whole genome shotgun sequence harbors:
- the UROS gene encoding uroporphyrinogen-III synthase isoform X4; its protein translation is MKVLLLKDPKEDDCGQDPYIRELGLYGLEATLIPVLSFEFLSLSSFSEKLSHPEGYGGLIFTSPRAVEAVELCLEKDNKTEVWKHSLKEKWNAKSVYVVGSATSSLVNKIGLDTEGESCGNAEKLAEYICSRAALNSPPQSGPQPHERVPGRRAAAVRRCRWVQTCCVSVRGSPLMEVKLLGNLEREGREGQGVPAGQSSSPSPPPPSLTQLQTLPSRPCRPLPIGKSGSNKHPTSRAQHDDVLGTQRQHVPDASVVAPRGPGSRAAGPRVLPSSPVAATPALLFPLVR
- the UROS gene encoding uroporphyrinogen-III synthase isoform X2, whose amino-acid sequence is MRSARFMAPGKDCQAIMKVLLLKDPKEDDCGQDPYIRELGLYGLEATLIPVLSFEFLSLSSFSEKLSHPEGYGGLIFTSPRAVEAVELCLEKDNKTEVWKHSLKEKWNAKSVYVVGSATSSLVNKIGLDTEGESCGNAEKLAEYICSRAALNSPPQSGPQPHERVPGRRAAAVRRCRWVQTCCVSVRGSPLMEVKLLGNLEREGREGQGVPAGQSSSPSPPPPSLTQLQTLPSRPCRPLPIGKSGSNKHPTSRAQHDDVLGTQRQHVPDASVVAPRGPGSRAAGPRVLPSSPVAATPALLFPLVR
- the UROS gene encoding uroporphyrinogen-III synthase isoform X1, with product MPVGRSQHTNERAEAHGCGTGILKHAPGKDCQAIMKVLLLKDPKEDDCGQDPYIRELGLYGLEATLIPVLSFEFLSLSSFSEKLSHPEGYGGLIFTSPRAVEAVELCLEKDNKTEVWKHSLKEKWNAKSVYVVGSATSSLVNKIGLDTEGESCGNAEKLAEYICSRAALNSPPQSGPQPHERVPGRRAAAVRRCRWVQTCCVSVRGSPLMEVKLLGNLEREGREGQGVPAGQSSSPSPPPPSLTQLQTLPSRPCRPLPIGKSGSNKHPTSRAQHDDVLGTQRQHVPDASVVAPRGPGSRAAGPRVLPSSPVAATPALLFPLVR